The proteins below are encoded in one region of Candidatus Methanomethylophilaceae archaeon:
- a CDS encoding zinc-ribbon domain-containing protein, with the protein MAIDNSFCTHCGAVIPEGSKFCPDCGTSIDGSENPYAHESHQSTPGGLDSTRILILIYGVIATIFGLLAVLGSMMLTSEMWEQAMEMYGTTFDMDLDALKMSALIEGIIIIASGICAILSSYCIKNGNVYPAAMILCLIASALSLVLFPLGLITLAVGLYMTYRIYSFRGAY; encoded by the coding sequence ATGGCTATCGACAACTCATTCTGCACGCATTGCGGGGCTGTGATACCGGAAGGGTCCAAGTTCTGCCCCGATTGCGGGACGTCGATCGACGGGTCTGAGAATCCTTACGCGCATGAAAGCCATCAAAGCACCCCTGGCGGGCTCGACAGCACGCGCATCCTTATTCTCATATACGGAGTCATCGCGACCATATTCGGGCTGCTGGCCGTTTTGGGGTCGATGATGCTGACTTCCGAGATGTGGGAGCAGGCGATGGAAATGTACGGCACGACATTCGACATGGATCTGGATGCTCTGAAGATGTCTGCGCTCATAGAGGGCATCATAATCATCGCCAGCGGCATCTGCGCCATCCTGTCATCCTATTGCATCAAGAACGGGAATGTCTATCCTGCCGCGATGATCCTTTGCCTTATCGCTTCGGCGCTTTCTCTGGTGCTTTTCCCCTTGGGATTAATCACATTGGCAGTGGGATTGTACATGACATACCGCATCTACTCCTTCAGAGGGGCTTATTGA
- a CDS encoding DNA-binding protein, protein MDDPELAALRQKRLMELQQQAQSQAAQEEQAKRAETQRQSVLRQILSPEARDRLANIRLANPQLAESVEMQLIQLAQSGRLRGVIDDAMLKNILAQIIPQKREITIERR, encoded by the coding sequence ATGGATGACCCTGAATTGGCAGCGCTCAGACAGAAAAGGCTCATGGAACTGCAGCAGCAGGCCCAGAGTCAGGCCGCCCAAGAGGAGCAGGCCAAAAGAGCCGAGACGCAGAGGCAATCTGTATTGAGGCAGATTTTGTCCCCCGAAGCCAGAGACAGGCTCGCGAACATCAGGCTTGCCAACCCCCAGTTGGCAGAGTCGGTTGAGATGCAGCTTATCCAGCTCGCACAGAGCGGAAGACTCAGGGGTGTCATAGACGACGCCATGCTGAAGAACATCCTTGCGCAGATCATTCCCCAGAAGAGGGAGATCACCATAGAGAGGAGATAA
- a CDS encoding MFS transporter: protein MASISQRLESLPMTRTSWIILLIIGIGWMFDAMDQGMVSGVLTAIGNDWGLSAYEKSWLMSSGTFGMILGAALSGNIADRWGRRKVITITLLLYSIGSALCGLCTEYWMLIVCRFITGFGLGGELPTASAYITEMSPARCRGRNVVLLESFWAWGWIAANLVAFLVIPPYGWRIAFFVGALPALFAAVLRYAVPESPRYLEIKGRHSEANDIVAKLEKEAGVKTVDAGPEDLAEKKMGWADSFRLLWSRGNLRSTAVLWVIWFGINFGYYGFVLWTPSLLVERGFDMVRSLGFTLIMCIAQLPGYFSAAYLVERVGRKPIMIVYFLGTALASWLFGHAGSEDAVLASGCLLYFFALGAWGCVYSYTPEVYPTDVRASGSGWASAFGRVGAFIAPFIVPALYGLYDKDVGFMMVFAVLTACFIAVAVVVAIFGRETKNSDLADISG from the coding sequence ATGGCAAGCATCTCCCAGCGCTTGGAATCCCTTCCAATGACCCGCACGTCATGGATCATCCTGCTGATCATAGGCATCGGATGGATGTTCGACGCGATGGACCAGGGCATGGTAAGCGGCGTTTTGACCGCCATAGGCAATGATTGGGGCCTCTCAGCCTACGAAAAAAGCTGGCTCATGAGCTCGGGGACATTCGGAATGATTCTGGGCGCCGCCCTCTCAGGCAACATCGCAGACAGATGGGGCAGACGCAAAGTCATCACTATCACCCTTCTCCTTTATTCGATAGGAAGCGCTCTGTGCGGCCTCTGCACCGAGTACTGGATGCTGATCGTATGCCGCTTCATAACGGGATTCGGCCTGGGCGGAGAGCTCCCGACCGCTTCGGCTTACATAACGGAGATGTCCCCCGCCCGCTGCCGCGGAAGGAACGTCGTATTGCTGGAGAGCTTCTGGGCATGGGGATGGATCGCAGCCAATCTGGTCGCTTTCCTTGTCATCCCGCCGTATGGATGGCGCATAGCATTCTTCGTCGGAGCTCTGCCCGCTCTGTTCGCGGCCGTGCTGAGATACGCTGTTCCAGAATCCCCCAGATATCTGGAGATCAAAGGGCGCCATTCCGAAGCCAACGATATAGTCGCCAAACTCGAGAAGGAGGCTGGCGTGAAAACTGTGGACGCGGGCCCCGAAGATCTCGCGGAGAAAAAGATGGGATGGGCGGATTCCTTCAGACTGCTCTGGAGCCGCGGGAATCTCCGCAGCACCGCCGTCCTCTGGGTTATCTGGTTCGGGATCAACTTCGGCTATTACGGATTCGTCCTTTGGACGCCTTCCCTGCTGGTCGAAAGGGGCTTCGACATGGTCAGAAGCCTGGGATTCACCCTTATCATGTGCATCGCACAGCTTCCGGGCTATTTCAGCGCTGCATACCTCGTGGAACGCGTCGGACGCAAGCCCATCATGATCGTGTATTTCCTGGGTACGGCTCTGGCGTCATGGCTGTTCGGGCACGCCGGATCGGAAGATGCCGTCCTAGCCTCAGGCTGCCTGCTGTATTTCTTCGCCCTCGGGGCGTGGGGATGCGTATACTCGTACACGCCGGAGGTCTATCCCACCGACGTCCGCGCATCAGGATCCGGATGGGCATCTGCTTTCGGCCGCGTCGGTGCGTTCATTGCACCGTTCATAGTTCCGGCGCTGTATGGGCTGTACGATAAGGACGTCGGTTTCATGATGGTATTCGCGGTCCTCACCGCATGCTTCATCGCCGTAGCCGTCGTCGTCGCCATATTCGGCAGAGAAACGAAGAATTCGGACCTCGCAGACATTTCCGGATGA
- a CDS encoding 50S ribosomal protein L39e: MSSTKPPAMKTRLNKKIKQNRRVPAWVMMRTNRQFLRHPKRRSWRMSKLKE; the protein is encoded by the coding sequence ATGTCAAGCACAAAGCCCCCCGCGATGAAGACAAGGCTTAACAAGAAGATCAAGCAGAACCGCCGCGTTCCCGCTTGGGTCATGATGAGAACGAACAGGCAGTTCCTCCGCCACCCCAAGAGAAGGTCGTGGCGCATGAGCAAACTTAAGGAGTGA
- a CDS encoding translation initiation factor IF-6 has translation MRLSRCGGNPNIGVFASANESLSFVAENSSPEFLRDIEEALGVRTVTLTVSGSYVVGSLVAMNSNGAVVTGLVEEDEFSRMVSQIPCMKLSEALNAAGNNILVNDKGAIVHPGYSDETVRSLEDFLGVECVRSAIAGCDTVGSVCVATNKGCVCHADASDDDLALIADVLKVEPLRASVNRGSRMVGAGLVANSNGAVVGDDSTPIELGKIEDGLVLY, from the coding sequence ATGAGGCTCTCGCGCTGCGGCGGCAATCCCAACATAGGCGTGTTCGCGTCGGCCAACGAGAGCCTCTCTTTCGTCGCCGAGAATTCGTCGCCCGAATTCTTGAGGGACATCGAAGAGGCCCTCGGCGTGCGCACCGTGACTTTGACGGTCTCGGGTTCGTACGTCGTCGGCTCTCTGGTCGCAATGAATTCCAACGGGGCGGTGGTCACCGGGCTCGTAGAAGAGGATGAGTTCAGCAGGATGGTTTCGCAGATTCCCTGCATGAAGCTGTCAGAAGCCCTCAACGCCGCGGGAAACAACATACTCGTCAACGACAAAGGGGCAATCGTGCATCCCGGATATTCCGACGAAACCGTAAGGTCGCTGGAAGATTTCCTCGGGGTCGAATGCGTCAGGTCCGCCATCGCGGGATGCGACACGGTGGGATCCGTATGCGTCGCCACCAACAAGGGATGCGTCTGCCACGCCGACGCTTCCGACGACGATCTGGCTCTCATAGCCGACGTCCTGAAGGTGGAACCTCTCAGAGCTTCGGTTAACCGCGGCTCGCGGATGGTCGGGGCCGGGCTTGTCGCCAATTCCAACGGCGCCGTCGTCGGCGATGACTCCACGCCTATCGAGCTGGGGAAAATCGAGGACGGGCTCGTCCTGTACTGA
- a CDS encoding 30S ribosomal protein S19e, translating to MVTVYDVPAEQLILRTAQKLKENSNIVPPEWAEFAKTGRHTERAPSQDDWWYTRAASILRKLYVKGPMGSSKLAAEYGGYADKGSMPNKAVKGSRNIARKCMQQLEAAGFLVSKEKEGRSISPSGQSLLDNAAKEVYDEMTA from the coding sequence ATGGTAACCGTCTACGATGTTCCTGCCGAACAGCTCATACTCAGGACGGCCCAGAAGCTCAAGGAGAACTCCAACATCGTTCCCCCTGAGTGGGCAGAGTTCGCTAAGACTGGCAGGCACACTGAGAGAGCCCCGTCCCAGGACGACTGGTGGTACACTAGGGCCGCATCTATCCTGAGGAAACTCTATGTGAAAGGTCCGATGGGATCCTCCAAGCTCGCGGCCGAATACGGCGGATACGCCGACAAAGGTTCTATGCCCAACAAGGCCGTCAAAGGAAGCCGCAACATCGCCAGAAAATGCATGCAGCAGCTCGAGGCGGCGGGATTCCTCGTTTCGAAAGAGAAGGAAGGTCGCTCAATCAGCCCCTCCGGGCAGTCCTTACTGGACAATGCCGCGAAAGAGGTTTACGACGAGATGACAGCCTGA
- a CDS encoding 50S ribosomal protein L31e: MADEIERKIVVPLRKAKMAPRTRRTNRAVKEVRTFIARHMKTGEDKVWIDASVNEKLWENGIRNPPSKITVKAVKYDDGLVEVSLTE, translated from the coding sequence ATGGCAGATGAGATCGAGAGGAAGATCGTCGTCCCTCTGAGGAAGGCCAAGATGGCTCCCCGCACCCGCAGGACCAACCGCGCCGTCAAAGAGGTCAGGACTTTCATCGCCAGGCACATGAAGACCGGCGAAGACAAAGTTTGGATCGACGCCAGCGTCAACGAGAAGCTTTGGGAGAACGGAATTCGCAACCCCCCTTCCAAGATCACCGTCAAGGCCGTCAAATACGACGACGGACTTGTCGAAGTTTCCCTTACCGAGTGA
- a CDS encoding YegP family protein, producing MGKFVIKKSKNDGFVFNLVAGNGQVICTSQVYASIPSAKKGIESIRKNLGSEIEDQTSKGFEAKKYPKWEIYADKAGEFRFRLCAKNGQPILASQGYKALASAKNGIESIRRNAPDAEIVENLG from the coding sequence ATGGGAAAATTCGTCATCAAGAAATCCAAAAACGATGGGTTCGTGTTCAACCTGGTCGCCGGGAACGGGCAGGTCATCTGCACGTCGCAGGTATATGCATCGATCCCGTCCGCGAAGAAAGGGATCGAATCTATCAGAAAAAACTTAGGCTCTGAGATAGAGGACCAAACTTCCAAAGGTTTTGAGGCTAAGAAATATCCGAAATGGGAAATTTATGCCGACAAAGCGGGAGAGTTCAGATTCAGGCTCTGCGCCAAGAATGGGCAGCCCATACTCGCCAGCCAAGGGTACAAAGCCCTTGCCAGCGCCAAGAACGGCATAGAATCCATCCGCAGAAACGCTCCGGACGCGGAAATAGTCGAGAACCTCGGATGA
- a CDS encoding DUF373 family protein, translating to MRKVLVLAVDRDNDFGGKGKVQTPVVGINRCKEAAAALGIADPEDSDTNALYAAIKVCLEIRDDGGDAEVALICGDETVGHRSDERLVKEFESILERVNPDGIVLVGDGAEDEYVYPIISSRARVDSVRKVYIRQVPGIEGSFYIISRMLADPGKRKRFIAPIGMLVMLISLFFIIPNLLMYLGDGDASYLLKMSGSLCVFSIGLVLLLYGYDVWNKASKFKTYIYDNVFKQSTQLIFLILSAFTIIMSAIWAYLDTTSLYFPNLTASLAFFLQSMAWPIGIALMLYFTGKIVVDYQESKRFNTLNVMYCVTLAACCFLVTGMFDIALTYISFQDTIALGMIEAVLGVAIWLVSSGITNRTVKKRRKEKRKSRRKISGSKKVGRDSDAIL from the coding sequence ATGAGGAAGGTTCTGGTTCTTGCGGTGGACAGGGACAACGACTTCGGCGGAAAGGGGAAGGTCCAAACGCCCGTAGTCGGCATCAACAGGTGCAAAGAAGCCGCCGCCGCATTGGGTATCGCGGACCCAGAAGATTCAGACACCAACGCCCTCTATGCCGCGATAAAGGTATGCCTGGAAATCCGCGACGATGGCGGCGACGCAGAAGTCGCGCTCATATGCGGGGACGAGACAGTCGGCCACAGATCTGACGAGCGCCTCGTGAAGGAATTCGAATCGATTCTGGAGCGTGTCAACCCCGACGGGATCGTTCTGGTCGGCGACGGCGCCGAAGACGAGTATGTCTACCCTATAATATCGTCCAGAGCACGCGTCGATTCCGTCCGCAAAGTCTATATCAGGCAGGTTCCGGGCATCGAAGGCTCCTTCTACATAATATCAAGGATGCTGGCCGACCCAGGCAAAAGGAAGCGCTTCATCGCGCCCATAGGCATGCTGGTGATGTTGATCTCTTTGTTCTTCATCATACCCAATCTGCTTATGTATCTGGGGGACGGGGATGCTTCGTATCTGCTGAAGATGTCCGGGAGCCTCTGCGTCTTCAGCATAGGTCTGGTCCTCTTGCTTTATGGGTATGACGTCTGGAACAAAGCGTCCAAATTCAAGACATACATCTACGACAACGTATTCAAGCAATCTACCCAGCTGATTTTCCTGATACTTTCGGCTTTCACCATTATCATGTCGGCCATATGGGCCTATCTTGACACGACCTCGCTTTATTTCCCCAACTTGACTGCGAGTTTGGCGTTCTTCCTCCAATCCATGGCTTGGCCGATCGGCATCGCCCTCATGCTTTACTTCACAGGTAAAATAGTGGTGGATTACCAGGAATCCAAAAGATTCAACACTCTCAACGTGATGTATTGCGTTACGCTCGCGGCATGCTGCTTCCTCGTCACGGGCATGTTCGACATCGCTCTGACATACATCAGTTTCCAGGACACCATCGCCTTGGGAATGATAGAGGCGGTTCTGGGCGTGGCTATATGGCTGGTCTCCAGCGGAATCACCAACCGCACGGTCAAGAAGCGCAGGAAGGAGAAGAGAAAGAGCAGAAGGAAGATCTCAGGCTCCAAGAAGGTTGGGAGAGATTCCGATGCTATTCTCTGA
- a CDS encoding UbiX family flavin prenyltransferase, translating into MRYIVAVSGASGSLYALRLMETLDGEKDLIVSETAKAIFPAETGMEASILSGHAANTYSDGDLFAPPASGSCRYDAMIVAPCSESTVAKIANGIADTLITRAASVSIKEGRKLILMVRESPKSAIMLENELKLARLGVVIMDANPGFYPKPETVSDIVDIVVGRCLDQIGAEHNLYRRWDKIIK; encoded by the coding sequence GTGAGATACATCGTTGCCGTCAGCGGCGCATCCGGATCGCTCTACGCCCTCCGCCTCATGGAAACTCTGGACGGAGAGAAAGATCTCATCGTTTCTGAGACGGCCAAAGCGATTTTCCCCGCCGAAACCGGGATGGAAGCGTCGATTCTGAGCGGGCATGCCGCCAACACATATTCAGACGGCGATCTGTTCGCTCCACCGGCTTCAGGAAGCTGCCGCTACGACGCCATGATCGTCGCTCCGTGCAGCGAATCGACGGTAGCCAAAATTGCGAACGGGATAGCTGACACCCTCATCACCAGAGCGGCTTCGGTATCCATCAAAGAGGGCAGAAAACTGATTCTTATGGTCAGAGAATCTCCAAAAAGCGCCATAATGCTGGAGAATGAGCTGAAATTGGCCAGGCTGGGAGTGGTCATAATGGATGCGAACCCGGGATTCTATCCGAAACCGGAGACCGTTTCCGATATAGTGGACATAGTGGTCGGCAGATGCCTCGACCAAATTGGCGCAGAGCATAATCTGTATAGAAGATGGGATAAAATTATAAAATAA
- a CDS encoding DUF115 domain-containing protein, producing MLFSEWEPVYEEILGDMGYSRADDEGSVRVLEMATLNCDLISGEEAGELIGAECTVFGNSPGLERDVERLGTKGTLIASGSSVGRLLAMGITPDIVVTDMDGDISAQLEVSSRGAVTFLHAHGDNRELAAKYAGLFKGPVVLTTQSVPTLIAYDYGGFTDGDRAVCLARHFGCRRIFLPGFDYSHPMPKEGSDPETKAKKLAWAKRIIEGMNPSGIELVYR from the coding sequence ATGCTATTCTCTGAATGGGAGCCTGTTTACGAGGAGATCCTCGGCGACATGGGTTATTCTCGCGCAGACGACGAGGGAAGCGTCCGCGTGCTTGAGATGGCGACTCTGAATTGCGATCTGATTTCTGGTGAAGAGGCGGGGGAGCTCATCGGAGCCGAATGCACCGTGTTCGGGAATTCCCCGGGGCTGGAGAGAGACGTGGAAAGGCTGGGGACTAAAGGGACTCTAATAGCTTCCGGTTCGTCTGTCGGGCGTCTGCTGGCCATGGGGATAACACCTGACATCGTAGTCACGGACATGGACGGCGACATATCGGCGCAGTTGGAGGTGAGCTCCCGCGGCGCGGTGACGTTCCTGCATGCGCACGGCGACAACCGGGAGCTGGCAGCGAAATACGCCGGGCTGTTCAAAGGGCCGGTAGTCCTGACCACCCAGTCCGTACCTACGCTGATAGCCTACGATTACGGCGGGTTCACTGACGGGGACCGCGCGGTCTGCTTGGCAAGGCATTTCGGATGCAGGAGAATTTTCCTTCCCGGATTCGATTATTCCCATCCGATGCCCAAAGAAGGTTCCGATCCCGAGACCAAAGCCAAAAAACTGGCCTGGGCCAAGAGGATAATAGAAGGCATGAATCCTTCTGGGATCGAACTGGTCTATCGATGA
- a CDS encoding leucine-rich repeat domain-containing protein, producing MLFDRHSAKRFEDLVLESGSDPEMSNAAEIGKVIYQLIEGEEKVRIAKYIGGKSSCAIPDSISVAKKRYTITEIGQKAFSGCASLCSIELPDSIETIENLAFEGCTGLKEIEIPKGIRNIRGEAFRGCSGLEKVRMKNSPEVIGRYAFEGCTKLKEFAVEKGKGRYESDSSGMLYDSDMERLFRVPYAMEGGVNVPPGVKEIAGGAFSGCRNVTGIKIPDSVRRIGDRAFTGCGRLALLYVDPRNEHYRSDLQGILYDSKVTEVFKAPNSIVGALEIPDTVKTIHMNAFEGCSKLISVSIPCSTSSIEDSAFEGCSGIRVVSFGNGVKSIGDNAFRGCSSITTVELPETVEEIGQGAFSGCSRLSAVSMPFGVDVGKEAFPTNVEMTLERSLLP from the coding sequence ATGCTATTCGACAGACATTCAGCCAAAAGATTCGAAGATCTCGTTCTTGAGAGCGGTTCTGACCCCGAGATGAGCAATGCCGCCGAGATCGGAAAGGTCATATACCAGCTGATCGAGGGCGAAGAGAAAGTGCGGATAGCGAAATACATCGGGGGCAAATCCTCGTGCGCCATACCAGACAGCATCTCCGTGGCGAAAAAACGGTATACGATAACCGAAATAGGCCAAAAAGCGTTTTCTGGATGCGCTTCCCTTTGCTCCATCGAGCTTCCCGATTCTATCGAGACCATTGAGAACCTCGCTTTCGAGGGATGCACCGGCCTCAAAGAGATTGAGATCCCGAAAGGAATCAGAAACATACGCGGCGAAGCTTTCCGCGGCTGCTCCGGACTTGAAAAGGTCCGCATGAAGAACAGCCCCGAAGTAATTGGCAGATATGCTTTCGAAGGATGCACCAAACTGAAGGAGTTCGCCGTCGAAAAAGGGAAAGGAAGATACGAATCCGATTCCTCAGGAATGCTTTATGACTCCGACATGGAGCGCCTTTTCCGCGTGCCTTACGCCATGGAAGGCGGCGTGAACGTGCCTCCCGGGGTCAAAGAGATTGCCGGAGGAGCTTTTTCTGGGTGCAGAAATGTCACCGGGATCAAAATACCGGATAGCGTCAGGAGAATAGGGGACAGGGCGTTCACCGGATGCGGAAGGCTGGCTCTCCTCTACGTCGATCCGCGCAACGAACATTATCGCTCCGATCTCCAAGGGATTCTGTACGATTCTAAGGTAACAGAGGTCTTCAAAGCGCCCAACAGCATCGTCGGCGCGTTGGAGATCCCCGATACTGTCAAAACGATACACATGAACGCTTTTGAGGGATGCTCCAAACTCATCTCGGTCTCCATCCCCTGCTCGACGTCGTCCATCGAAGATTCGGCGTTCGAAGGGTGCTCTGGAATAAGAGTGGTATCGTTCGGGAACGGCGTCAAATCCATAGGGGACAACGCTTTCAGAGGATGCTCGTCCATCACGACCGTGGAATTGCCGGAGACCGTAGAAGAGATAGGCCAAGGGGCTTTCTCAGGATGCTCGCGCCTATCCGCGGTGTCCATGCCTTTCGGCGTAGACGTCGGCAAAGAGGCGTTTCCCACGAATGTGGAGATGACTCTCGAACGATCGCTGCTTCCATAA
- a CDS encoding MBL fold metallo-hydrolase, whose protein sequence is MRIRWHGHACFELGDAERTIIIDPHDGRSLGIKPPAASADVVLMTHDHYDHRAAWIIGGKHTDIMAKEGIFEARGMEFEGLKTYHDTSQGSERGINMMYLFEMEGLRICHCGDLGCIPDDSVLSKIKGADILMVPTGEVFTMVLPEVRRFIEIVNPNIIIPMHYRVGGLTLPITPLDDFLEMMPEDYVDYVGNEIDVASDDLTEMKECWVFDR, encoded by the coding sequence ATGCGTATCAGATGGCACGGGCATGCCTGCTTTGAGTTGGGGGATGCCGAGCGTACGATAATCATAGACCCGCACGATGGGCGTTCCCTTGGCATAAAGCCTCCGGCGGCATCCGCCGATGTAGTTCTGATGACGCACGACCATTACGATCATAGGGCAGCCTGGATAATCGGCGGGAAACATACCGATATAATGGCCAAAGAAGGCATTTTTGAAGCCAGAGGCATGGAATTTGAGGGCCTGAAGACCTACCACGACACCTCTCAGGGCAGCGAAAGAGGCATCAACATGATGTATCTGTTCGAGATGGAAGGCCTCAGAATCTGCCATTGCGGCGATCTGGGCTGCATCCCGGACGACAGCGTCTTATCCAAGATCAAAGGCGCCGACATATTGATGGTTCCGACCGGCGAGGTCTTCACGATGGTCCTGCCTGAGGTCCGCAGATTCATAGAGATCGTGAACCCCAACATAATAATCCCCATGCATTACAGGGTCGGAGGGCTGACGCTGCCGATCACTCCGCTTGACGATTTCTTGGAGATGATGCCCGAGGATTACGTCGACTATGTCGGCAACGAGATAGACGTCGCCTCCGACGACCTGACTGAAATGAAGGAATGCTGGGTCTTCGACCGCTGA